From Scytonema millei VB511283, the proteins below share one genomic window:
- a CDS encoding DUF4142 domain-containing protein — MQRKIVSAALVAVGLFVSLEYKTLAQSSQSPTQSSPGTTTQPVPDATRSKPGATESNPSINQPNRDSTQTQPSTTGQNQQLSTQDRQFIAEAAQGGMAEVQLGKLALQRASSQEVKDYAQQMIDEHTKVNQELMALAKQKGVTPPKTIGQKNEAVRAKLSKLSGSAFDKAYMNEAGVKAHAQQEALFSQQAKQGQDPDLKAFAAKVLPTVQEHLQQAQKQTGNSATAK, encoded by the coding sequence ATGCAACGTAAAATTGTCTCTGCTGCTCTTGTGGCAGTCGGGTTGTTTGTCTCTTTAGAATACAAAACCTTAGCACAATCGAGTCAATCTCCAACTCAGTCTTCTCCTGGGACAACGACGCAACCTGTTCCTGATGCAACTCGCTCTAAACCAGGTGCAACTGAGTCGAATCCCAGCATCAACCAACCTAATCGCGATTCAACTCAGACTCAACCCAGTACAACAGGGCAAAATCAGCAACTCAGCACTCAAGATCGGCAGTTTATTGCTGAAGCAGCCCAAGGGGGAATGGCAGAAGTCCAACTCGGAAAACTTGCCTTGCAACGCGCCTCTAGCCAAGAGGTAAAAGATTATGCTCAGCAGATGATTGACGAGCATACTAAAGTTAATCAAGAGCTAATGGCTTTGGCAAAACAAAAAGGTGTAACTCCACCAAAAACGATCGGTCAAAAAAATGAAGCTGTACGGGCAAAGCTATCAAAGCTTTCTGGCAGCGCTTTTGATAAGGCATATATGAACGAGGCAGGAGTTAAAGCCCACGCCCAGCAAGAAGCTTTATTCAGCCAGCAGGCGAAACAAGGTCAAGACCCAGATTTAAAAGCTTTTGCTGCTAAAGTCTTACCCACAGTGCAAGAGCATTTGCAACAAGCACAAAAACAAACGGGTAATAGCGCTACTGCAAAATGA